The Rhodothermales bacterium genome includes the window CATATTCACTGCGACACGTTCTGCGGCCGATCGCACCACGCGGTTGCGGGCGTGCACGTTGGGCACGTAGCGGCGCCGTCCCAGCATGGTCTCCGAATACCCGGTCTCGCGGGCGCGCTCCACCTGCTCGGTCAGGAACCGGCTCACGCCCGGAAAGCTCTTGAAGTAGCCGTCGATCAGTTCCTGCGCCTCCGTGCGTGAACAACGCAATCGCTGGGCCAGCCCGAAGGCCGACACCCCGTACGGGATGCCGTAGTTGACCTCCTTCGCCTTGCGCCGCTGGTCGGGGTCAATGTCTCCGGGATCGCACCCGAATACCCGCGCCGCCGTGGCAGTGTGAATGTCCTCCCCGTCCCGGAATGCCTGCTGCAGGGCCTCATCGCCCGACAGCGACGCAAGAATGCGGAGCTCGATCTGTGCGTAGTCGGCACTCAGCAGTGTCCATCCCTCCTCGGGCACAAACGCCTTCCGGATCTCGCGCCCGCGCGCGGTACGCACCGGAATGTTTTGCAGGTTGGGGTCCGCGCTCGAAAGCCGCCCGGTGGCCGCCACCGTCTGATTGAAACTGGTATGTATGCGTCCGGTCTCGGGGTGCACCAGCGCACCCAGGGTGTCAACGTAGGTCGACTTCAGCTTGGACAGCTCGCGCCAGTCCAGGATCAGAGCCGGCAACTCATGCTCGAGCGCCAGGGTCTGCAACACGTTTTCCCGGGTGGACGGCTTGCCGGTCGAGGTCTTTCCGACTACCGGCAGATTCAGCTTCTCGAATAGTATCTCGCCAAGCTGCTGCGTGGAGCCGATGTTGAAAGACTGGCCCGCCGCCTCATAGATGGCGGTCTCCAGCGCAGCGATGTCCTCGCCCAGGCCCTCCGAGATCTGATCCAGGACCGAGGTATCCAGCCGAATGCCCGTGCGCTCCATGCGAGCCAGCACCCGCATGAGGGGAAATTCGATCTTCTGGGCGATGTCGTTGAGGCCGTCCTCGCCAAGCAGCCCGTCCAGATGATCGGCCAGCCGCAGCGCGAAGTCCGCATCCTCGCAGGCATAGGGCGCCACCTTCTCCGAGGGCACATCCCGCATGCTGATCTGCGTCTTTCCCGACCCGATCAGGGTGGAAATAGGCATCATGCGATACGAGAAGTATCGAAGGGCAAGTGCATCCAGCCCATGCGATTCCTCGGGGGCCACGAGGTAATGTGCCACCATCGTATCGAAGAGGTCGCCACCAAGCGTGACTCCATGCCTGGCAAACACGATCTCGTCATACTTCAGGTTGTGGCCCACCATGGGCGTATCGCTCTCCAGCAGCGGCCGCATGCGATCCAACACCACAGAAGTGGCGGTGTCGTCCGGCAGCGGGGTCGGCACATAGGCGGCCTGCCCCTCTCCCCAGGACAGGGAGATGCCCACAAGCGAAGCAAGCATGGGATCGCGCGATGTGGTCTCCGTATCCACAGCCAATCGCGCCACGCCCTGCAACTCCGAAACCAGCTCGTCCAGCTGATTCAGATTCCTGACGAGACGGTAGGACACCGCGTCCGCGTCAAAGCTCTCCTCGCCTCCCCCCGACTCCGCCGAGAACAGGTCACTCTGCATGCCTGGTCCCGCCGGCGCCACTACATGACTTCCGCGTCCGAGCATGCGCAGCGTGCGGTCCGTCAGCGTGGTGAACTCAAGGTCGGCGAACAGCTGCTTGATGCGCTGCAGGTCCGCATCCGCGCGCTTGAAATCTTTCCAGTCGACCGTGACCGGCACATCGGTGAGGATCGTGACCAGCTTCTTCGACAGCAGAGCATCATCGCGATGCTGCTGCAGGCCCTCCCGGGCACGCTTTCCCGACACGTCGTCCGCGTGCTCGAGCAGCGACTCTACCGTGCCGTACTCCTTGACCAGCTTGACGGCGGTCTTCTCTCCGATTCCGGGCACCCCGGGCACATTGTCGCTGGCGTCTCCCATGAGCGCCAGCACATCGATGAACTGAATCGGCTCCAGCTCAAACTTCTCCCGAAAGCTCGTCTCCGTGATGGGATCGAACGCGTCCCCCCGATAGGCGGGCCTGAACATCGAAATGCGGTCCGACAGCAGCTGCTGGAAGTCCTTGTCGGCCGATACGATGACCACTTTCTCCCCATCGGCCTCGGCCTTGCGCGCCAGCGTGCCTATGACATCGTCCGCCTCGACGCCCTCCTCCTCGACCACCGGAATGTCCATCGCCCGCATGACCTCCTTGATGGAAGCCAGATTGCCCACAATCTCGTCCGGGATCGGGTCTCGGTGCGCCTTGTAATCCGCATAGATCTCGTCGCGGAACGTGCCACCCTCACCCACCAGGTCAAACACCACGGCTACATGATCCAGCCCATGATCTTCGATGAGCTTCAGCATGGTGTTGACGAACCCGTACGTGGCGGACGTATTGCGCCCCTTCGAGTTGATCAACGGCCGATTGATGAAGGCAAAATGCGCGCGGTACGCCAGCGCCAGCGCATCGAGCAGATAAAGCGTGCGGGTAGCCAATTCGGGCGATGGGCAGTGGGTGGGGCCGCAAAGTAGCGACTCCCCTCCGCCGTCACCCTGTCACACGACTCAGTTCGAACAGTTTTCGGACTGCCAGCGCTGGAAGGTCTCGAGGTCTCCGCCCTGATCCAGCAGGAATGCGTGGATCTGGGAGTCAGACTTGGCCGTGACCAGCAGCTGCTCGATGACGGGCGCCTGGGCGCAGGGCTCGGGACCGGCCTGCTGCATCAGTTTCCAGGCCGCGGCACGACTGCCACCGTTGGCACGCCGAACGAGTTCGGCCTGCTCCGGAGCGCCGGTGAGCTCCCAGTAGCGAATACTGCCTACAAAATCCCCGGCTTTCTCCGCCAGACGGTAGAACTCGCGAGCGCTGAAGGGATCGGGCTCGCCGAGGCCGCGCGCCAGATGCTCCAGAAAAGACTCCGGATAGATGGCAGACGGATTCGTGTGGTACCAGCCGGCAATCGTCAGGGACCTCCCGTCGCCCTTGTCAATGCCCTCCAGGACCTGCTGGGCCAGGAGGTAGCCCTCGACCTCTTCCACCACGGGGCTGGCCACTTCTGCCGCGGATGCTACCAGTGTGGCCGAGTTTTCGGAATCGGATGCGACCCAGCTCAGTGCTCCGACGAGCAGGGTCATGAGAAACGCACGCATGGAATAAGGGGGTTGCCAGAGTTTGGGTATCGGCCGTACCACGCGATTTCTTGAACACCGGACGGACCTGCATTCTTGAGGCGGCCGCCGGAACCGCCCCGCTTTCGGCTCCTACAACGCGCCCCGAAGCAACCTCCAGCCGCTTGAACCGACCGGAAGTCCATCGCCCGAACACCGTGCTCGTCACCGGCGGCGCGGGATTCATTGGCAGCAACTATCTGAGGCAGGCCTGTGCCAGGCACCCCGATGTGCGCTGGGTCAACCTGGATGCCGTCACCTATGCCGGACGGCCCGAGAACCTCGCAGACCTGGGTGACAACTACCGCTTTGTGCACGGCGATATCGCCGATCTGGAACTCGTTCGGGCCCTGTTCCGGGAGCACGAGTTTGATACCGTGCTCCACTTCGCCGCCGAAAGCCATGTGGACCGCTCGATTCTGGACCCGCTGGCATTTGTGCGCACCAACGTCACGGGCACAGCCACGCTGCTCGACACGGCCCGCCGGGCGTGGGAAGGGCGCTCAGACGTGCGCTTCCACCACATTTCGACCGATGAGGTCTTCGGCTCGTTGGGCCCCGAGGGGCTTTTCACCGAGGACACCAACTACGCGCCTCGCTCCCCCTACTCAGCGTCCAAGGCGGGCGCGGATCACCTTGTGCGCGCGTGGTTTGAGACCTACGACCTGCCCATCGTCATTTCGAACGCGTCAAACAACTACGGGCCGTTCCAGTATCCGGAGAAGCTGATCCCGGTGGTGATTCAGAACGCTGTGGATCTGAAGCCCGTGCCGATCTATGGCAAGGGCGACAACGTGCGCGACTGGCTGCACGTGCTGGACCACTGTGACGCCATCGACCGGATCCTGCGCTGTGCAGCGCCCGGGAGCACCTACCTGGTCGGGGGCGATGAGGAGCGCAGCAACCTGGAGCTCGTGACGCTCCTCCTGGACCTGGTGGATGCTGAACTCGACCGCCCCGAGGGCACGGGACGCGAACTGATCACCTTCGTCACCGACCGTCCGGGCCACGATTTCCGGTATGCGCTGGACGGATCACGCCTGGCGCGGGACCTCGGCTGGAGGCCGTCAAGAGATCTCAAGACCGGGCTGCGCGAGACCGTGCGCTGGTATCTCGAGAACCAGGACTGGATGGACAGCGTGCGCAACCGCGACTACGACGCCTATTACCGCGAGCAGTACGGCGAGCGGCTCAAGACTTCCTCGAACGCATGAAAGGTGTGGTTCTGGCTGGCGGCACGGGAAGCCGCCTGTTTCCGCTCACCAAGGTGACCAACAAGCACCTTCTGCCGGTGGGCCTGTACCCCATGATCTACCACCCGCTGATGCGACTTCGGCGGGCGGGGGTCACGCAGATTGCCGTGGTGACCAGCCCGGAGCACATGGGCGATGTGGTGAACCTGCTCGGGTCCGGCAGGGAGCTCGGCCTGGACCTCACGTTTCGGGTTCAGGACGAGCCAGGCGGCATTGCCCAGGCCATGGCGCTGTGCGAGAATTTTGTCGGAGGAGGGCCGCTGGTGGTCTTCCTCGGCGACAACGTGCTCGAAGACGACATCACGGACGATGTGGCTGCCTTCGAGGCCCAGGGCGGCGGCGCGCGCGTGCTCCTGAAGGAGGTGCATGACCCCGAGCGGTATGGCGTGCCGCGCATTGAGAGCGGACGCATTGTCGAGGTGATCGAAAAACCGAGCGATCCACCTTCCCACTACTCCGTCACCGGCATTTACATGTACGATTCGGAGGTCTTCGACGTCATTCGGGGACTGCATCCCAGCCGCCGCGGCGAATATGAGGTGTCGGATGTGACGAACCACTACGCCTCCGCGGGCACCCTGACCCACGGCGTGCTACGGGGCTGGTGGGGGGATGCGGGTACCCTCGAGGGATGGCATGAGGCCAACCGTCTGGCGGACGGTCTGACCTACCCCGAGCTCGACGCATGACCTGGACCGACGGCATCATTGCGGACTGTCCGGTCGCACCACTGCGCCCGTTTTCCGACGATCGCGGGTGGCTGAGTGAAATTTTCCGCACGGATGAGGCCGTGGACGGGCACGTTCCGGTCATGGCGTACATCTCGGAGACCCTGCCTGGAGTAGCGCGTGGACCACATGCCCACGAGCACCAGGCGGACCTCTTTGCCTTCTTTGACGGTCGCTTTCGTGTCTACCTCTGGGACAGCCGGGAGGGCTCCGACTCGTACGGTGTGCGCCAGGTGTTTGAGGCCGGGCGGGAGTTCATGTGTACGGTCCGCATCCCTCCGGGTGTGGTGCACGCGTACCGGTGCCTGTCGGACCAGCCTGCCTTGATCCTGAATTGCCCGGATCGACTGTATGCCGGGGATGGCAAGAATCACCCGGTGGACGAGATCCGGTACGAAGACATGGCCGATTCGCCCTACACCATGGATTGATGGTCCTGCTGTTCGACATCGACGGCACGCTGCTCATGGCGCCCAAGCTGGGTCGCGTGCACTTCGAGAGCGCGATGCAGGCACAATGCGGCGCGGAACTCTCTACCGAAGGAGTGCGGTTTGCCGGGCGCACCGATCGCTCGCTGGCGCGCGAACTACTTGGGATGGCGGGTATCGCGGAGCCTGACCATGTCATGGATCGTGTGCTGGAGGACTATGCGGCCCGGTTTGAGGCTGCCATCCGACCGCAGGATGTCGAGGTGTTGCCTGGGGTACGCGCCCTGCTGGATCGTCTGGGCGGCCATGACCACCTGAGTCTCGGCCTTCTGACCGGCAACGTGGAGCGTACTGGCTGGGCCAAGCTGCGTGCGGCGGATCTGCACGGCCGTTTCGGCTTCGGCGCATTCGGCAGCGACCACGAGGACCGTAACGAGCTTCCCCGCTTTGCCCGGGATCGAGCTGCGCGAAGCCTCGGACGGGACGTGACGTTCGGGGAACTCGTCGTCATTGGCGACACGGCACACGACGTCGCCTGCGGAAAAGCCGTTGGAGCCGTGACGGTAGGCGTGTGTACCGGCTACGTATCGCGGCAGTCCCTGGTCGAAGCAGGCCCCGACCTGCTCCTGGAAGACTTCACCCGTCCGGACACCCTGCTGGACTTGGTGGGGGCCTGAGCACCTGCGTATATACCGGGCTCCCGTAGCCGGTAAATCGACGCTGATGACTCGCCTCCTCTGTCTGCTCGCACTGCTCCTCTTCCTCGCTCCTGCACAGGCCCAGGAGATCACCAGCCCCGAAGACGAGTTCGGCTTCCGATTGGGCGCCGACTACAGTCTGGCGAACTACCAGCAGATGTATGCCTGGTGGCAGAAACTGGCGGCGGCCTCGGATCGCATGACCGTGCAGGATATCGGCACCACGGAGGAGGGCCGGCCCCAGGTCATGGCGATCGTGACAAGTCCGGAGAATCACCGCAATCTGGATGGCTACCAGGACATCGCCCGACAACTCGCGCTGGCCGAGGAGCTGACGGACGAGTCGGCGCGCTTCATGGCCGAAGCGGGCAAAGCCGTCGTCTGGATCGACGGCGGACTTCATGCAAGCGAACTCCTGGGTGCCCAGCAGCTCATGGAAACGGTCTACCAGCTCATCACGCGCAATGATGATGAAACACTGCGCATTCTGAATGATGTCGTGATTCTGGCCGTGCACGCCAACCCGGACGGCCATGATCTGCTGGCCGATTGGTACATGCGCGAAGAGGACCCGGAGCGGCGGTCCTCCAGCCGGGTGCCTCGCCTGTATCAGAAGTATGTGGGACACGACAACAACCGCGACTTCTACATGTCGACGCAGGCGGAATCCATCAACATGAACCGGATCCTGTACCGGGAGTGGTTTCCGCAGATCGTGTACAACCACCACCAGACCGGCCCGGCCGGCACGGTGATGTTCGCGCCGCCGTTCCGGGACCCCTTCAACTACAACTACCACCCGCTCATCCCGCTGAGCATCGAGGCGGTGGGCACGGCCATGCACAGCCGGTTCGTGCGCGAGGGCATGGGCGGCACCACCATGCGCTCGGGCGCCAGCTATTCGACGTGGTGGAACGGTGGACTGCGCACGACCCCCTACTTCCACAACCAGATCGGGCTGCTGACGGAGACCATCGGCCACCCGACACCGATGCGCATTCCGCTCATCCTGCGCCGGCAGCTGCCCAAGAACGACATCCCGATGCCGATTGAGCCGCAGGTGTGGCACTTCCGGCAATCGGTGGACTACTCGGTGACGGCCAACTACGCCGTGCTGAACTACGCGTCGCGCAACCGCGTCGACCTGCTGTACAACATCTATGTCATGGGGCGGGACAACATCGCCAAGGGGCAGACCGATACGTGGCGCACCGACCCGAGCATCATTGCCGCGGCTAGCCAGGCAGCGCGCGATGCGGGCTCAAACCCCTCGGGGCGCCTTTCAGACGACATTTTTGAGTCTGCTTTCCGCGATCCGGAGTCGCGCGACCCTCGGGGCTACATCATTCCCCTGGACCAGCCGGACTTCCCGACCGCGACCAAGTTTGTCAACACGCTGATCAAGAATGGCGTGGCCGTGCACCGCGCCACCATGGACTTCGAGGTGGACGGCAAGGCCTACGATGCCGGCTCTTTTGTCGTGATGACCGGGCAGGCATTCCGGCCGTTCGTGCTGGACATGTTCGAGCCCCAGCGTCACCCGAACGATTTCGCCTATCCGGGGGGGCCACCGATCTCCCCGTACGACAATACCGGTTGGACGGTGGCGTACCAGATGGGCGTACATGTGGATCGGGTCCTGGACGGATTCGATGGGCCCTTTGCCCGCGTCGAGGGTTTCGCCGAAGCCGGAACCGGGTCGGTCGCCTCCGGACGTGCACGAGGTTACACGTTCCCCGCCGAGAACAACGACTCGTTTGTGGCCATGAACCGGCTACTGGATGCCGGGCATGACGTCTTCCGTCTGCCGTCGTCAGGTGGCGACTTCCATGTGACGGGCGCTTCCCGCGCGGAACTGCAGGAGTTGGCCGCCGAGCTTGGTATAGCGTTCAGCGCGGCCGCGCGTCGACCGGCTGATGCCGTGGCGATGCGCCGGGCACGAGTAGGCCTCTGGGACCGCTATGGCGGCTCCATGCCCAGTGGGTGGGCCCGGTGGATTCTGGAGCAGTTCGAGTTCGATTTCGAGGTCGTCTTCCCGAAACAGCTCGACGCCGGCAATCTGGCTGAGGATTTCGACGTCCTGGTGTTCGTCAACGGGGCCATCCCGGCTCCGGGCGGCCGATCATTCGGCTACACGGACGGCACCGGCATTCCGGAGGAATACCACGACCGTCTGGGCATGATTACGCCGGACAATACCGTGCCCGCGCTGCGGGCCTTCCTCGAAGCCGGCGGCAGCATCGTCACCATCGGCCATTCCACGGGGCTGCAGGGCCACCTCGAACTCGGCCTGGAAAACTACCTCGTGGACCACGAGGGCGTGGCGCTGGAGCGCGAGTCCTACTTCGTGCCCGGCTCGATTGTGCGCGTGCAGCTGGACAATTCGCAGCCCGTAGCCTGGGGCCTGCCCTCGGAGCTGGATGTGCACTTCAACAACAGCCCGGTCTTTTCTCCGAGCGATGCGGTCACGCCGCTTGCCTGGTTCGACTCACGGGAACCGCTACGCAGTGGCTGGGCCTGGGGCCAGCACTACCTTATGGGCGGCGTGACGATGGCGCAGGCGCAGGTCGGCGACGGCACGCTGTATCTGTTTGGCCCGGAGGTGATTAGGCGCGGACAGCCGCACGGCACTTTCAAGCTGCTCTTCAACGCCATCAGCCTGGCCGGAACGCCTGCCAGGCTGACTGAAGTGAGTTCGGACGACTAGGGGGCGCATCTGCCAGCATGCAAACGTCCTTCACGCCCACTGCGCTCCACATTGAGCCGTCGACGAAATAGACCGCCCGAGGAATCGTCGGAAGTTGAATACCGGGGCCTTGTTCAACCTATTGGGCCCGAAGATGCTGCAAAAGGTTCCATTTCGGGGCCTTTTGAACCTATTGGGCCCGCAAAAGCCG containing:
- the rfbB gene encoding dTDP-glucose 4,6-dehydratase — its product is MNRPEVHRPNTVLVTGGAGFIGSNYLRQACARHPDVRWVNLDAVTYAGRPENLADLGDNYRFVHGDIADLELVRALFREHEFDTVLHFAAESHVDRSILDPLAFVRTNVTGTATLLDTARRAWEGRSDVRFHHISTDEVFGSLGPEGLFTEDTNYAPRSPYSASKAGADHLVRAWFETYDLPIVISNASNNYGPFQYPEKLIPVVIQNAVDLKPVPIYGKGDNVRDWLHVLDHCDAIDRILRCAAPGSTYLVGGDEERSNLELVTLLLDLVDAELDRPEGTGRELITFVTDRPGHDFRYALDGSRLARDLGWRPSRDLKTGLRETVRWYLENQDWMDSVRNRDYDAYYREQYGERLKTSSNA
- a CDS encoding NTP transferase domain-containing protein, producing MKGVVLAGGTGSRLFPLTKVTNKHLLPVGLYPMIYHPLMRLRRAGVTQIAVVTSPEHMGDVVNLLGSGRELGLDLTFRVQDEPGGIAQAMALCENFVGGGPLVVFLGDNVLEDDITDDVAAFEAQGGGARVLLKEVHDPERYGVPRIESGRIVEVIEKPSDPPSHYSVTGIYMYDSEVFDVIRGLHPSRRGEYEVSDVTNHYASAGTLTHGVLRGWWGDAGTLEGWHEANRLADGLTYPELDA
- a CDS encoding HAD hydrolase-like protein, with translation MVLLFDIDGTLLMAPKLGRVHFESAMQAQCGAELSTEGVRFAGRTDRSLARELLGMAGIAEPDHVMDRVLEDYAARFEAAIRPQDVEVLPGVRALLDRLGGHDHLSLGLLTGNVERTGWAKLRAADLHGRFGFGAFGSDHEDRNELPRFARDRAARSLGRDVTFGELVVIGDTAHDVACGKAVGAVTVGVCTGYVSRQSLVEAGPDLLLEDFTRPDTLLDLVGA
- a CDS encoding dTDP-4-dehydrorhamnose 3,5-epimerase family protein translates to MTWTDGIIADCPVAPLRPFSDDRGWLSEIFRTDEAVDGHVPVMAYISETLPGVARGPHAHEHQADLFAFFDGRFRVYLWDSREGSDSYGVRQVFEAGREFMCTVRIPPGVVHAYRCLSDQPALILNCPDRLYAGDGKNHPVDEIRYEDMADSPYTMD
- the polA gene encoding DNA polymerase I, producing the protein MATRTLYLLDALALAYRAHFAFINRPLINSKGRNTSATYGFVNTMLKLIEDHGLDHVAVVFDLVGEGGTFRDEIYADYKAHRDPIPDEIVGNLASIKEVMRAMDIPVVEEEGVEADDVIGTLARKAEADGEKVVIVSADKDFQQLLSDRISMFRPAYRGDAFDPITETSFREKFELEPIQFIDVLALMGDASDNVPGVPGIGEKTAVKLVKEYGTVESLLEHADDVSGKRAREGLQQHRDDALLSKKLVTILTDVPVTVDWKDFKRADADLQRIKQLFADLEFTTLTDRTLRMLGRGSHVVAPAGPGMQSDLFSAESGGGEESFDADAVSYRLVRNLNQLDELVSELQGVARLAVDTETTSRDPMLASLVGISLSWGEGQAAYVPTPLPDDTATSVVLDRMRPLLESDTPMVGHNLKYDEIVFARHGVTLGGDLFDTMVAHYLVAPEESHGLDALALRYFSYRMMPISTLIGSGKTQISMRDVPSEKVAPYACEDADFALRLADHLDGLLGEDGLNDIAQKIEFPLMRVLARMERTGIRLDTSVLDQISEGLGEDIAALETAIYEAAGQSFNIGSTQQLGEILFEKLNLPVVGKTSTGKPSTRENVLQTLALEHELPALILDWRELSKLKSTYVDTLGALVHPETGRIHTSFNQTVAATGRLSSADPNLQNIPVRTARGREIRKAFVPEEGWTLLSADYAQIELRILASLSGDEALQQAFRDGEDIHTATAARVFGCDPGDIDPDQRRKAKEVNYGIPYGVSAFGLAQRLRCSRTEAQELIDGYFKSFPGVSRFLTEQVERARETGYSETMLGRRRYVPNVHARNRVVRSAAERVAVNMPIQGSQADMIKIAMIAVDRRLREEGLKTRMLLQVHDELVLEVPPAEVGTVKALVRNEMEQALPLKVPVEVGMDTGDNWLDAH